A part of Periophthalmus magnuspinnatus isolate fPerMag1 chromosome 19, fPerMag1.2.pri, whole genome shotgun sequence genomic DNA contains:
- the LOC117386935 gene encoding GTPase IMAP family member 4-like isoform X1, with protein MECKCDSEDAATGWLSSGNIQMGAFTVVGYLLYRFSQTLPALIRWPIRIFCSITGLSTLWSWVSRLIGTLRVIKSLYKWLSQLWHFLVKISAKFSWLSRIIKVITGASDDDLSDLPGLRIVLLRPCDGRPSSLADFLLGSAPTKPDTSPEPPLQSSRRTIILNVGEISIIDTPALPGLTLDNLSRAREGLRSIQLSSPGPHAFLIEIPILNTELHNDLNRITQAAMELYGDEVTDYIIPIVTHKHNLSRRKIEHLFHSQPGSYKKGPLICGQKPEVVNINTERSVDDLNSTRIRLLKCVVELKKMKGNFVHELQRREDRVREEMLIDMATILATKLGHM; from the exons ATGGAGTGCAAATGCGATTCTGAAGATGCTGCTACAG gCTGGCTCAGCAGTGGCAACATCCAGATGGGGGCCTTCACTGTGGTGGGCTATCTCCTCTATAGATTTTCCCAAA CTCTCCCAGCTCTAATCAGATGGCCAATCCGCATTTTCTGCTCCATTACTG GTCTGTCCACACTCTGGAGCTGGGTGTCTCGTCTTATTGGAACTCTCCGTG TAATCAAGAGTCTATATAAGTGGTTGTCGCAATTATGGCACTTTCTTGTCA AGATTTCTGCCAAATTTAGCTGGCTCTCACGGATCATCAAAGTCATTACAG GTGCATCCGATGACGACCTTTCTGATCTACCTGGCCTCCGGATTGTCCTCCTCAGACCGTGTGATGGTCGACCGAGCTCCCTGGCTGACTTCCTACTGGGCTCTGCACCCACAAAACCAGATACCTCTCCAGAACCGCCTTTACAAAGCTCCAGGAGGACAATCATTCTAAATGTAGGCGAGATCTCTATCATCGACACTCCAGCTCTCCCAGGACTGACACTGGACAACCTTAGCAGAGCACGAGAAGGTCTGAGAAGCATCCAGCTCTCCAGCCCTGGCCCTCACGCCTTCCTCATCGAAATCCCCATTTTGAACACCGAGCTCCACAATGATCTCAACCGCATCACCCAAGCTGCCATGGAACTTTACGGAGATGAAGTAACAGATTATATCATCCCAATTGTCACTCATAAACACAATCTAAGTCGAAGAAAGATAGAGCACCTATTTCATTCACAACCAGGTAGCTACAAAAAGGGGCCGCTTATATGTGGACAAAAGCCAGAGGTGGTGAATATCAATACCGAACGCTCTGTGGATGACTTGAATTCAACACGGATACGGTTATTAAAGTGTGTGGTGGAGCTAAAGAAGATGAAGGGGAATTTTGTGCATGagttacagaggagagaggaccgGGTCAGGGAGGAGATGTTGATAGACATGGCTACCATACTTGCAACCAAACTGGGACATATGTAG
- the LOC117386935 gene encoding GTPase IMAP family member 4-like isoform X2: MLLQAGSAVATSRWGPSLWWAISSIDFPKVTLPALIRWPIRIFCSITGLSTLWSWVSRLIGTLRVIKSLYKWLSQLWHFLVKISAKFSWLSRIIKVITGASDDDLSDLPGLRIVLLRPCDGRPSSLADFLLGSAPTKPDTSPEPPLQSSRRTIILNVGEISIIDTPALPGLTLDNLSRAREGLRSIQLSSPGPHAFLIEIPILNTELHNDLNRITQAAMELYGDEVTDYIIPIVTHKHNLSRRKIEHLFHSQPGSYKKGPLICGQKPEVVNINTERSVDDLNSTRIRLLKCVVELKKMKGNFVHELQRREDRVREEMLIDMATILATKLGHM, translated from the exons ATGCTGCTACAG gCTGGCTCAGCAGTGGCAACATCCAGATGGGGGCCTTCACTGTGGTGGGCTATCTCCTCTATAGATTTTCCCAAAGTCA CTCTCCCAGCTCTAATCAGATGGCCAATCCGCATTTTCTGCTCCATTACTG GTCTGTCCACACTCTGGAGCTGGGTGTCTCGTCTTATTGGAACTCTCCGTG TAATCAAGAGTCTATATAAGTGGTTGTCGCAATTATGGCACTTTCTTGTCA AGATTTCTGCCAAATTTAGCTGGCTCTCACGGATCATCAAAGTCATTACAG GTGCATCCGATGACGACCTTTCTGATCTACCTGGCCTCCGGATTGTCCTCCTCAGACCGTGTGATGGTCGACCGAGCTCCCTGGCTGACTTCCTACTGGGCTCTGCACCCACAAAACCAGATACCTCTCCAGAACCGCCTTTACAAAGCTCCAGGAGGACAATCATTCTAAATGTAGGCGAGATCTCTATCATCGACACTCCAGCTCTCCCAGGACTGACACTGGACAACCTTAGCAGAGCACGAGAAGGTCTGAGAAGCATCCAGCTCTCCAGCCCTGGCCCTCACGCCTTCCTCATCGAAATCCCCATTTTGAACACCGAGCTCCACAATGATCTCAACCGCATCACCCAAGCTGCCATGGAACTTTACGGAGATGAAGTAACAGATTATATCATCCCAATTGTCACTCATAAACACAATCTAAGTCGAAGAAAGATAGAGCACCTATTTCATTCACAACCAGGTAGCTACAAAAAGGGGCCGCTTATATGTGGACAAAAGCCAGAGGTGGTGAATATCAATACCGAACGCTCTGTGGATGACTTGAATTCAACACGGATACGGTTATTAAAGTGTGTGGTGGAGCTAAAGAAGATGAAGGGGAATTTTGTGCATGagttacagaggagagaggaccgGGTCAGGGAGGAGATGTTGATAGACATGGCTACCATACTTGCAACCAAACTGGGACATATGTAG
- the xrcc6 gene encoding X-ray repair cross-complementing protein 6: MADWNAFFKNEDDDEEQEDGEQSGGDYRITGRDSLVFLVDASKEMFIKGEDGEPSNFDMTMQVVRSVYTSKIISSYRDLVALVFYGTEHSKNPRNSFKHVYVYHDLDEPGAKRVQEVDALRGPKGAQLAAETMGSGETSLGDALWCCANLYSDIKLRLSHKRLMLFTCRDDPHGSDSVKDRQARTKAGDLKETGVVIDLMHLMKPGGFDVSLFFRDIISPPEDESELGLQLSPCDKLEDLQKRVRAKEQKKRAMARLSLCLGDVKIAVGIFATAVQARKPGAIKLYRETNEPVRSKSRIFHTQTGSLLLPSEIKKAQVYGRKQIVLEKDEVDSLKKFGDPELYLIGFKPMEKLKRHHHIRPSVFIYPEEDEVKGSSCLFSALLKKCSEKNVFALCRCIARRNYPPRFVALVPQEEELDEGNVQVTPPGFNVIYLPYADDMRTLDIPHCPCASQIQVDKMKEIVSKLRFKYRSDAFENPVIQQHYRNLEALALDMAAPEETEDLIMPKVDQMDARLGILADEFREMVYPDNYNPDAKPAAKRKTDANSGGVEKKPKIEVPEEDLRGRVKNGTLGKLTVPVLKEACKQFGVRTTGTKKQELIDALLAKLGP, encoded by the exons ATGGCAGACTGGAACGCTTTCTTCAAAAacgaagatgatgatgaagagcAGGAGGATGGAGAACAGAGTGGAG GAGATTACAGGATCACGGGCAGAGACAGTCTGGTGTTTCTTGTCGATGCTTCAAAGGAAATGTTTATCAAGGGAGAAGATGGAGAGCCCTCAAACTTTGACATGACTATGCAG GTGGTGCGCAGCGTCTACACCAGTAAGATtatcagcagttacagagatcTGGTAGCTCTGGTTTTCTATGGCACAGAGCATAGCAAAAACCCAAGAAACTCCTTCAAACATGTCTATGTGTACCACGACCTGGATGAACCTG GTGCAAAGCGAGTGCAGGAGGTTGATGCTCTCAGAGGACCTAAAGGAGCACAGCTGGCGGCAGAGACCATGGGCAGTGGGGAGACATCTCTGGGTGATGCCCTGTGGTGCTGTGCCAATCTGTACAGTGACATCAAACTGCGCCTGTCACACAAGCGTCTCATGCTCTTCACCTGCCGAGACGACCCCCATGGAAGTGACAGTGTCAAGGACCGACAAGCGCGGACCAAAGCTGGGGACTTAAAAGAGACCG GTGTTGTCATTGATTTGATGCACTTAATGAAACCAGGAGGCTTTGACGTGTCACTGTTCTTCCGTGACATCATAAGTCCACCAGAGGATGAGAGTGAGCTGGGGCTCCAGCTCAGCCCCTGTGACAAACTGGAGGACCTCCAGAAAAGAGTGCGGGCCAAGGAGCAGAAGAAGCGCGCCATGGCCAG GTTAAGCCTGTGTCTTGGTGATGTAAAAATAGCTGTTGGTATTTTTGCTACCGCTGTGCAAGCCCGAAAACCAGGGGCCATCAAACTGTACAGAGAGACTAACGAGCCAGTCCGCAGTAAAAGCCGCATTTTCCACACCCAGACAGGAAGTCTGCTACTTCCCAGTGAAATCAAGAAGGCCCAA GTGTATGGTAGAAAGCAGATAGTACTTGAAAAAGATGAAGTGGACTCCCTAAAGAAATTTGGGGATCCTGAATTGTATCTCATTGGCTTTAAACCAATGGAAAAGCTCAAACGACACCACCACATACGGCCATCTGTCTTCATTTACCCAGAGGAGGATGAAGTCAAAG GCAGCTCGTGTTTGTTCTCTGCCCTGTTGAAGAAGTGCAGTGAGAAGAATGTTTTCGCTCTGTGCCGCTGCATTGCTCGCCGAAACTACCCGCCTCGCTTCGTGGCCCTGGTGCCCCAAGAAGAGGAGCTGGATGAGGGCAATGTCCAGGTCACGCCACCAG GATTTAACGTCATCTATCTGCCATATGCTGATGACATGCGGACTCTGGACATCCCTCACTGCCCTTGCGCTTCCCAAATACAGGTGGATAAGATGAAGGAGATTGTCTCTAAACTCCGCTTTAAATACAG GAGTGATGCATTTGAGAACCCTGTTATCCAGCAACATTATAGAAATTTGGAAGCTCTGGCCTTGGATATGGCCGCTCCAGAAGAAACTGAAGACCTCATTA TGCCAAAAGTGGACCAAATGGACGCGCGCCTTGGTATTCTTGCTGACGAATTTAGAGAGATGGTTTACCCAGACAACTACAACCCAGACGCTAAACCAGCTGCTAAACGCAAAACAG ATGCGAATAGTGGTGGAGTTGAGAAGAAGCCCAAAATTGAGGTGCCAGAGGAAGATCTAAGAGGCCGTGTGAAGAATGGGACTCTGGGAAAGCTGACAGTGCCTGTGCTAAAGGAGGCGTGCAAGCAGTTTGGCGTCCGAACTACAGGAACCAAGAAGCAGGAGCTAATAGATGCTTTGCTAGCCAAGTTGGGTCCATGA